The following nucleotide sequence is from Dehalococcoidia bacterium.
TCGTTTCTGCCGAGTCTGCGTGTGGCTGTGCTATGGCGGTGGTATACTGAATCTGGATCTACGAGACCCTTGGATTATTGCGACCATAAATATGGAAGGCTCTGAGAGGAAGACTCTGCGACTCAGGACTGGAAAGCTGGTAGTCGGCTCCGCCCTAGTTCTGGTCGGCCTGGTCATAGTAATCGCAGTTGGAATCTACTACACACTGGGACGATACAACTCGACTCAGTTGGAGGATCTGAAGTCTGCTGCTCCGGGGCCCATTGCCATGGAGGTTGTACCGACAGAGGTCCCCCAGGTTCGCGGCGCACTGATGCCCGATGGCAGCTTCAAGCCCATACAAACTGCTGCCAAGGAGATTCAGGTACGTGTCGGGGAACAGGCAAATGGCGATCGAGTGCCTGCAAGCAAGCCGGCGACGCCGGTTGCTGTCGTGTTCGCCGTAGAAGCCGAACCGACCGCTTCCGCAGCACCTGACTTGGCACAGTCTGCAATTGCAGAGGATGCCAGCGACCCGTCGGACCATCCTGAAGAACTGAGCGGGGCCGGTCTGGTTTACGCCTACAACGCTATCTATCCCGGCTACCAGATACATCCCAAGTACTGGGACCAGCCGCTTACCGCCGGAGCAGACCTCTACGCATACGGGGCAGTCCTGCGTCCGGACGGTTACGTCAGCATCGACTCGTCACAGGGAATGCCTAGGGGTACAGCGCCTGACGCAAGCCACATCCGAATACCAAGTATAGGGGTCGACTCTGCAGTATCGAATCTGGCGATCATCGACATTGGTGACAGCCGCCAGTACGAGACCCCGAAGCACGTTGTCGGACGAATCCCGGAGACGTCCAATCCCGGTGAACAGGGCAACACCTGGCTGTTCGGACACCTCGAGAGCCCCATCCGGGGAGAGGGCAACGTCTTCCAGAAGCTGCCTGAGATACCAGCACTGGTCAACAGTGGCGACCCCGTCTACGTCAGTCTACTCAATGAAGACGGTGACGAGTTCCTATATCAGATTACCGAGACCGAAGTCGTTCATCAGGACGAAATCCAGCTGTACCAGACCAAAGAGTCCACGATCACGCTCGTGTCGTGCGTTCCACGCCTCGTCTATGACCATCGACTCCTGGTCGTCGGCAAGTTGGTGGGCGTGAAGAAGGCCACCTAGGTTCTCAGTGTTAGTGGGCCGCAGCGGCCAGCGTGTCTCGCATAACGGAGATAAACCGTTCCGCCGGCTTTGAGATCTGCTTGCCCTTCAGCGTCACGATCCCTCCCTGTTCCACGGGCAAAATGTGGGCCAGGCTGACAACACCGAGGTTTTCGTGGTCTTCCGGGTCGATTGCAAGTCGCGGGCCGACCGAGATTCCCATCCCCAGAGCCACGTACCTTTTGATCATGTCCATGCTGTCCAGGTCGACGACGATCTCGTAGCTTATCCCGCGCCTCTTGAACTCAGACTCGAGCAGGTCGCGAGTGTGTGTTCCTTCAGTCATCATAATGAGCGGATACTTCGCAATCTGCTCTATGGACTCCACCGGCTCCTTGGCCAGAGGGTGGTTCGGTGGCGTGATTAGCACCCGCTCGTAGACAAATAGCCCCTCGAACATGAACGCTTCATCTCTGTCGTAGTGTTGAACGATGCCGATGTCTGCATCACCGTCCGCAATCATCCGCATGATTTGCGTTCTGGGAGCCGACCTGATCGTCAGGTGAATCTGGGGATGGATGCTCGCGAAAACCCTCACGACGCTGAGCAGTGTATGCGGGATGATGTCCGGTGTAGCCACCAGAACCACAGGTCCCCGCTCTTCGGCCTCTGACGCCGACTGGACCAGTGCATCGAGACCCTCTACGAGGGGTACCGCCAACTCCTGAAGCCTCTTGCCCGCAAGCGTAAGCTGAATCGGACGCTTAACGCGGTCGAACAGAACTGTGTTTAGCTCCGACTCCAGCTTCTTGATGTGCGTAGTGACCGTGGGCTGCCCCATTCCCAAGTGTTCTGCCGCTCGGGAGATGCTCCTATATCGGGCAGCAGAGCAGAAGCTCCTCAGTTCTCTAATCTCCATTAGATCACCGCCTTACATCAATAGCGAAAATAATAACTATCGAGCATTATCTCTTTACAGGATGCTATGTTCGGGGGATAATGAAATTGTAGAACACAGTATTCTACAAATTGATTCGGATCACAACCTAAGGAGAGTCATAATGATAAACAGAGTAAAGACCATCCTTGGACGCAGACGTGGCATAGACGCCCTGGACAGCTACTTCTTCAACGTCCAGACGCGCAGCAACTGCCCAGGTCCAACCTTCGACGAGGCCCGCAGGGACTTCAAGGAGATGGTCCGCAAGCACATCTACAACTAGTAGATATCGTTTCATCTTCAGGGACGTGGGGCCGTTCCTCCCCTTTGGAACCGGCGGAGATGTCCGTCAGCAGCCCAGTCTAAGGCCCCGCGCCCTTCCAACCCCACACTTGGCGCCGAAGCTCAGTCTTCGGCGCCTATTCTTTCTTTACAGGTACCCTGCTAGACGGCCGCCGCTTCCTTCGCCTTGACGGCGTCGCCGACCGAAATCGACCCACTCTGGATAACGGTCGCCAACATGCCACGCTGCTCCTCAAGTTCCACTCTTAGCCCATCTCGGATCTCGTCCATCCGGGCACATGGAGTGCAGAAGCCTGTAATCTCCACAACTGCAGAATCACCAAGGGACACTCGCTGACCGGCCTCAATCGAGTGCATGTCTATCCCTGAGGTGGTGATGTTCTCGCGGACTTCCCCGCTGCTGAGGCTGAACTTCCCAAGCGTCTCTTCATCCATGATAAGGACCTGGCGTGCCGTCCTGACCCCCTCAGACACTGCGTGGCGGTCTCCCTCTATCCCAAAACCAGCAGTCATATCCGCCGACTCAACGCTCTTCATCGGGTCCCGGTGGCCCGTACAGAGGTATATGGACACTATGGTTCCCTGCGCGCCGTTGCTCATCTCATCCTCCCTGAATGCTGGATTCTCGACATTGTACACCCTTGACCGCGCCTTTACTGCCAAACCTGGAAATGGAACTGTCAACTCAATGTCCAAGGCTGTAAACTGACTCCCATTCGTACGCTGCTATATCTATAACAGTAGGAGGAGAGAAGGCGCATGGTCAGTACGATAAAACTGGGAACAGGTCAATTCGGTTATGAAGTGGCTGTCAGATGGGAGAGCCTGCCCGCTGGAATTGGTTGGCGGGAAGTGGCCGGCGTCATCACGGACGATGACGACAACGTCTATGTCTTCAGCAGGGGAGACCATCCGATGGTCGTCTTCGACAAGGACGGCAACTTCATCAAGACCTGGGGGGAGGACCTCTTCACGCGAGCACACGGTGTCAGCAGGGGGCCGGACAACACGCTCTACTGCACTGACGACGGCGATCACACGGTGAGGCAGTGCACCCTGGATGGTGAAGTCCTTATGACGATCGGTGTGGCCAACCAGCCCGCCCCAGCCTTCTCTGGAGACCCATTCAATAGGTGTACGCACGTAGCGACTGACCCGGCGAACGGCGATCTGTTCGTTACCGACGGCTACGCCAACAGCCGCGTCCATAAGTACACCCCCGATGGGGAGCACATCATGTCGTGGGGCGGACCCGGAACCGACCCTGGGCAGTTCAACATCGTTCACAACATCGCGTCCGACCGAGACGGCTACGTGTACGTCTGCGACAGGGAGAACCACCGCATCCAGGTATTCGACCGCGAGGGCAAACTGGAAGACGTCTGGTACAACGTCCACCGACCGTGCGCAATTTACATCGACGACGACCAGCGAGTCTATGTTGGCGAACTGGGCTGGGGCATGGCAGTCAACCGCAATATGCCGAACATCGGCCCACGGGTAGCGATCATGACCACATCAGGCAAAGTATTGGAACGCCTTGGCAATGGCTATGGGCTGGATGTCGGGCAGTTCATCTCACCTCACGGTATCGCCGTTGACTCCCACAAGAGCATCTACGTTGGCGAGGTCGCCCACACCAACATAAGCCACACGGAAACCCCGCCGGATAACGTTCGTGCTTTCCAGAAGCTGGTCAGGGCTGACTAGCGGCTGGCTGCTGACTCAGATACCTGACACTCACAATACGATATGCTATGCTCACTCAACCATCTGAGGAGGTTACCGGATGACGATCGCACACAAGCATGGATCAGCCGCTGGCATGACAGAGGCCGCGAAGAAATTCGTCGAGAGCCTCAGCGGTGACCAGCGAGATAAGACTGTATATGAGTACATGGACGGCGAGCGCATCTTCTGGTACTACCCGCCAGTCAACAGGCACGGCCTGCCACTGAGGGACATGGATGACGACCAGCGCCAGCTCGCCTACTCGCTCATGGCGACCGGCCTGACTGAAGATTCGTTCGAGAAGGCCAAGCTCATCATTGAGCACGAGTCCGTCCTCGGTCCGTTGGAAAAGGAGGCAGGCATTACCAGTTTCCTCCGCGATCCTGACCTCTACTATTGGACGGTCTTCGGTAAGCCCGGCGATGACAGCGAACCCTGGGGTTGGCGCGTCGAGGGTCACCATATCTCACTGAACTTCAGCCTATGGGAAGACAAGTTCATCTCTATGACTCCGTTCTTCTTCGGGGCAAACCCTGCTGAGGTCCGCAAGGGGCCAAAGAAGGGCCTGCGCATTCTCGACCAGCGGGAGGATCTCGCTTACGAGCTGATGAACAGCCTGGATAAAGGTCAGTCGTCGACGGCCAAGATATACGGTGAAGCCCCGTACGACATCCTTACTTACAACTCTTCCCGAGTTTCCCTGCCTGCTGAAGAGGGTCTCCCGGCGTCAAAGATGAACGACACTCAGAAGGACATTCTGCGCAGCCTGGTGAAGGTGTACGTCAACCAGGTACGCAGCGACATGGCCCAGCAGAAGTGGGACCGGCTCGAATCCGAAGGCTTCGAAGGCCTCCACTGGGCATGGGGCGGAGCGACTCAGGAAGGCAAGGAGCACTACTACCGCATCCACGGTGGTAACTTCGTGGTCGAGTTCGACAACAGGCAGAACGGGGCGAACCACATTCACTCGGTCTGGCGTGACGTCGAGAACGACTTCGCCAACGACGTGCTTCGGGAGCACCTGCTCCTCTACCACGTTCTGTAGGGGGCAAGGTGCTGAGTCGGCTCAACCGACCCAGAGAGAATCGACCATGATTGGGGTGGTATTGCCATTGCGGCGCTGCCGCCCCAATTTACGTTGCCCGGGAAAACTATCGCTTACGGCCGTGGCAATCTCGGTGCTTTTCGCCGTGGTGTTGACCTCATGTGGCGACTCAGAACCTGAGCCGGCCCCAGTACCGACACCGACGGCGGCCGCAGTCGTAGCTGCGCCATCGCCGTCCCCCATTCCCACGCCAACAACGCCTCCACCACCACCTACCTCAACGCCACGACCGACACCCGTCCCGACAGCGGTGCCATCTCCGACCCCTGCGCCGACTGCGCAACCCACATCGACTCCACCTCCGACCGCAGCAGTACCTGCGCCAGCCCCGGAACCCGCCGACTTGCTCTTTGCGAGTGCTGAAGCCATGGCTGAGCTTGAAAGCTACAGAGCCACGATGGATGCGAACATCACGGTTGGTACTGGAGGCGCCACGCTGGGGATACCCGTCGATGCTGTCGTCGACTACGACGCACCAGATCGGTCTCAGGGGGGCACTTCAATCGACTTTGGCTTCTTTATGACCGAAGTGAGCTTCGTAGCAATTGGCGACGACTTCTACTTCACGGACCCGGAGACCGGCGAGTGGTCCAAAGGCTTGGGGAACGACGCGCTCCCCTTCATCGGCCCCGAGCAGTTGCTTGACTTCAGCGACTCTGACGCCATTTATGACTTCCGTGGACTGTCTGATAACGGCTCTGGGACTGTCACAGGCCCGGAAGAGGTAGATGGGGTACCCGTCTATCGGCTGTCTTACTCCGTGGGAGACGGATCTGGAGATATTGGGCTCGGTGAATTGAACGTCGATCTGTGGATCGCCGTTGAGGACAGCCTCCTGCGCAGAATAGAGATCAGAGGCGAGTTCGCGGTCGACGATGATGGTGGAGCGGCAGCGCCCGTCATCCCCCTGGATGATCTGTCCGGTGATGTCGAGTTGGACGCCGTCATTACTTTCTCGAACTTCAACATACCTGTCGCCATCGAACCTCCATCGGAATATGCGGAACTGGATGTCAGAGACTTTGCACCAAGTGCGGATCGGCTAATCGAGACTCCTCTCGGGAATGGCTGGACCAGCTACGAGTTGTCCGACGGATCGATCAGCGTATCGGCTCCCCCTATATGGACGGTGGCCGATCTCAGTGCTGAGAGCATCGAGGAACTGGTGTCGAAGTCACCGGACCTGCCAGAGAATCTCGCACTTCAACTCGACAGGTTGATAGGTTCGGTCAGCTTCAAGATGTTCGGGTACCGCCAGGGGCAGCCGGCGGGCGCCGAGTTCGCTCCCAACTTCACAATCCTGGTGGAGGAAAACGAGCTGGCAGGTGACCT
It contains:
- a CDS encoding sortase, with amino-acid sequence MEGSERKTLRLRTGKLVVGSALVLVGLVIVIAVGIYYTLGRYNSTQLEDLKSAAPGPIAMEVVPTEVPQVRGALMPDGSFKPIQTAAKEIQVRVGEQANGDRVPASKPATPVAVVFAVEAEPTASAAPDLAQSAIAEDASDPSDHPEELSGAGLVYAYNAIYPGYQIHPKYWDQPLTAGADLYAYGAVLRPDGYVSIDSSQGMPRGTAPDASHIRIPSIGVDSAVSNLAIIDIGDSRQYETPKHVVGRIPETSNPGEQGNTWLFGHLESPIRGEGNVFQKLPEIPALVNSGDPVYVSLLNEDGDEFLYQITETEVVHQDEIQLYQTKESTITLVSCVPRLVYDHRLLVVGKLVGVKKAT
- a CDS encoding LysR family transcriptional regulator: MEIRELRSFCSAARYRSISRAAEHLGMGQPTVTTHIKKLESELNTVLFDRVKRPIQLTLAGKRLQELAVPLVEGLDALVQSASEAEERGPVVLVATPDIIPHTLLSVVRVFASIHPQIHLTIRSAPRTQIMRMIADGDADIGIVQHYDRDEAFMFEGLFVYERVLITPPNHPLAKEPVESIEQIAKYPLIMMTEGTHTRDLLESEFKRRGISYEIVVDLDSMDMIKRYVALGMGISVGPRLAIDPEDHENLGVVSLAHILPVEQGGIVTLKGKQISKPAERFISVMRDTLAAAAH
- a CDS encoding MOSC domain-containing protein yields the protein MSNGAQGTIVSIYLCTGHRDPMKSVESADMTAGFGIEGDRHAVSEGVRTARQVLIMDEETLGKFSLSSGEVRENITTSGIDMHSIEAGQRVSLGDSAVVEITGFCTPCARMDEIRDGLRVELEEQRGMLATVIQSGSISVGDAVKAKEAAAV
- a CDS encoding DUF3500 domain-containing protein — translated: MTIAHKHGSAAGMTEAAKKFVESLSGDQRDKTVYEYMDGERIFWYYPPVNRHGLPLRDMDDDQRQLAYSLMATGLTEDSFEKAKLIIEHESVLGPLEKEAGITSFLRDPDLYYWTVFGKPGDDSEPWGWRVEGHHISLNFSLWEDKFISMTPFFFGANPAEVRKGPKKGLRILDQREDLAYELMNSLDKGQSSTAKIYGEAPYDILTYNSSRVSLPAEEGLPASKMNDTQKDILRSLVKVYVNQVRSDMAQQKWDRLESEGFEGLHWAWGGATQEGKEHYYRIHGGNFVVEFDNRQNGANHIHSVWRDVENDFANDVLREHLLLYHVL